The candidate division WOR-3 bacterium nucleotide sequence ACACGGTGATAATACCCGCCTGCAACGAAGAAGAAAATATGAATGAACTTTTTGCGAATCTCACTGCTCTCGAAAAAAAAAGCGAAATAAAATTTGAAGCCGTTATAGTAGACGACGGCAGTACTGACAACACTCCGGCTCTCGCCGACGAATTGGCTCAAGGAAAAGAATGGATAAAAGTAATACATCATCCGAGGAGACTCGGCATAACAAAGGCGCTCGAGGCGGGTCAGGAAGCCGCGGGGTCTGACGTTTTCGTTTTTTTTCCAGCGGATCTTCAGTTCGACGTCGAAGACATTCCGAGAATGGCTGAGCCCGTGGTAAAAGGAATTTACGACATAGTCACCGGGGCAAAAATAGGAAAATACGAAAAGAAATTCGTATCGGGCATATACAACACGCTGGGCAAAATGCTGTTCAAAATACCGGTTAAAGACATGAATTCAGTCAAAGCCTACAACCGCAAATCAGTCCTTTCCATACCTTTGAGAAAGGAATGGCACAGGTACATAGTTATTCTCGCCCACGAATCGGGAGCAAAAATAGGAGAAATTGAAGTAAAACTCTATCCGAGAAAAAGCGGGAAATCTAAATTCACACCACTTAGAATACCCGTGGGACTTCTCGACCTTTTGGGTGTTTTTTCTGAAGTCAGGATAATGAAAAAACCGATGCTCGTCTTCGGTACGATGGGAATAATCTCGATGGCTTCAGGAGCCGTCGTCGCTTTAACCGCCCTTGTCCTGAGGATTTTATCTCACGGCTACAGACCTCTTCTTTACCTCGTTATATTGCTTGTCCTCGGAGGTTTTTTGTCATTCATGCTTGGAATAGTCGGAGAAAAGCTAGCCGGTATTTCGAAGAGGCAGGAAATGATTCTCAAAAAGCTCGACCGGATCAGCAGAAAAGACTGATAAATAAAATTTCTATATTTAAAAATACAATTTCTACCACGAAGTTATAAAATTTGTGATACAAATTTTATAAAGAAATATTTCTTTATGATTTTCTTCACTTCGTGAAGGAAAA carries:
- a CDS encoding glycosyltransferase family 2 protein, producing the protein MKFDYTVIIPACNEEENMNELFANLTALEKKSEIKFEAVIVDDGSTDNTPALADELAQGKEWIKVIHHPRRLGITKALEAGQEAAGSDVFVFFPADLQFDVEDIPRMAEPVVKGIYDIVTGAKIGKYEKKFVSGIYNTLGKMLFKIPVKDMNSVKAYNRKSVLSIPLRKEWHRYIVILAHESGAKIGEIEVKLYPRKSGKSKFTPLRIPVGLLDLLGVFSEVRIMKKPMLVFGTMGIISMASGAVVALTALVLRILSHGYRPLLYLVILLVLGGFLSFMLGIVGEKLAGISKRQEMILKKLDRISRKD